From the Rhodopirellula islandica genome, one window contains:
- a CDS encoding alpha/beta hydrolase: MPNEPAAHPDQSNLTDRRSEEADRPRDQKARQPKASIRRRILRTSGLLAVIYVIVCVGLVVMETRLLFPGAYFDTSILMDPNRFKPDHPTPGVVETMSYPAVDGADLEGRLLIREDADDVVLFLHGNGIHADEMDDWTRRLSDSWNATVLTAEYRGFQSDGFTPSDTSTIEDAVCAIDALSHTTGTPVSEIMIYGRSLGGGVACGLVAALHERGDSIEALLLDRTFDSAASVGADRFFFLPVRWLMKNQYDSVQALQNYEGALVQIHGVPDRIVPRKNGRALYDSLTLEHSDWIELPDMFHNDRLPTKTLDQAGQKLKALREQAFPATNSPVSEPDAASNADSSSAE, translated from the coding sequence ATGCCCAACGAACCAGCCGCACATCCCGACCAATCCAACCTCACGGATCGCAGATCGGAAGAAGCGGATCGCCCCCGCGACCAGAAAGCTCGCCAACCAAAGGCGTCGATCCGCCGTCGGATCCTGCGAACATCGGGCTTGCTGGCGGTCATCTACGTCATCGTTTGCGTGGGATTGGTGGTCATGGAAACGCGTTTGCTATTCCCAGGTGCCTACTTCGACACCAGCATTCTGATGGACCCGAATCGCTTCAAACCCGACCATCCCACACCGGGCGTCGTGGAAACGATGAGCTACCCGGCGGTCGATGGAGCGGATCTGGAAGGCCGCTTGCTGATTCGCGAAGATGCGGACGACGTGGTTCTCTTTTTGCACGGCAACGGCATCCACGCAGACGAAATGGATGACTGGACTCGACGGTTGTCAGACAGTTGGAACGCGACGGTCCTGACCGCCGAGTACCGAGGCTTCCAGAGCGACGGGTTCACGCCCAGTGACACCAGCACGATCGAAGACGCGGTGTGTGCGATCGATGCCCTGTCCCACACCACCGGAACCCCCGTGTCAGAAATCATGATCTACGGTCGATCGCTGGGGGGAGGTGTCGCCTGTGGATTGGTCGCTGCTCTGCATGAACGCGGCGATTCGATCGAGGCGTTGCTGCTGGACCGAACCTTCGATAGCGCTGCCAGTGTCGGCGCGGATCGATTCTTCTTCCTGCCGGTGCGCTGGCTGATGAAGAACCAATACGACAGTGTTCAGGCCCTGCAAAACTATGAAGGTGCTCTGGTCCAAATCCACGGCGTGCCGGACCGCATCGTGCCCCGAAAGAACGGGCGGGCCCTCTACGATTCACTGACGCTCGAACACAGCGACTGGATCGAACTGCCTGACATGTTCCACAACGATCGTCTGCCCACCAAGACACTGGACCAAGCCGGCCAAAAACTGAAAGCCCTTCGCGAACAAGCCTTCCCTGCAACGAACTCACCTGTCAGTGAACCGGACGCAGCCTCCAACGCAGATTCATCCTCCGCTGAATAG
- a CDS encoding toprim domain-containing protein encodes MSGPYFAPYGKAPVHYPMDDPARTGVTPDQAELLIVEGDSAAKSVNQVRDATRQSILALQGKPMNVAKATASVALRNEVLTRFASTLLDRRINPGEDWIAALRTAETCRYARLVVLMDPDADGIHCGVLVLGFLLRYAPKLFEEHRVCVVRPPMFLFRIRGVASGETRGQDRTLVASNPDHAQRMEAKLAEAGVFDYERFRHRGLGSIPPAVLRTCCVDPGTRAADEMSRVEAASAVQLFSGG; translated from the coding sequence GTGAGCGGGCCGTACTTTGCCCCGTACGGCAAAGCCCCGGTGCACTATCCGATGGACGATCCCGCGCGAACGGGCGTCACACCGGACCAAGCCGAGTTGCTGATCGTCGAAGGCGACAGCGCGGCGAAGTCGGTCAATCAAGTTCGGGATGCAACCCGGCAATCGATCTTGGCTCTGCAAGGCAAGCCGATGAACGTTGCCAAAGCCACGGCATCCGTGGCACTTCGAAACGAGGTGCTGACTCGATTTGCATCGACGTTATTGGATCGACGGATCAATCCCGGCGAAGACTGGATCGCCGCGTTGCGAACCGCTGAAACATGTCGCTATGCGAGATTGGTTGTGCTGATGGATCCCGACGCTGACGGCATCCATTGCGGCGTCTTGGTGCTGGGGTTCTTGCTTCGGTACGCGCCCAAGTTGTTCGAGGAGCATCGAGTGTGTGTGGTTCGTCCACCGATGTTCTTGTTTCGGATTCGGGGAGTCGCGTCGGGAGAAACGCGTGGTCAGGATCGAACCTTGGTGGCATCCAACCCGGATCATGCTCAACGAATGGAGGCCAAGTTGGCGGAAGCCGGCGTGTTCGACTACGAGCGATTTCGCCACCGAGGATTGGGTAGCATTCCACCAGCAGTCTTGCGAACCTGTTGTGTGGATCCGGGGACCCGGGCGGCGGATGAGATGAGCCGAGTGGAAGCGGCCTCTGCGGTTCAGCTATTCAGCGGAGGATGA
- a CDS encoding serine/threonine-protein kinase, translating into MSNESTIILAGTDNDIPSPPPQGLKRYTGLREMARGATAVLQAGVDSVIGRTVAIKKLLPEIRTDRYERRRLLREARVTAQLQHPNTVPVYEIGDDDIEGVYFTMKRISGENLFESLKRIARKDELAVAAFPLQRRLEIVADACQALAYAHARGVIHRDVKPENIWVGNFGEVILLDWGVAKVWGHADDAQTLHRQQMQPDHETKTETQLQTLTGGGQRPGTPLYMSPEQVNGNRGIDERTDIFSAGVVLYESLAIREPFRGRTIDETFDNIKHADVPPPSEKSPQYGIPKEVDAVVMKAIAKRPADRYQSMRELIADIRALTVAVP; encoded by the coding sequence ATGAGCAATGAATCGACCATCATTCTGGCTGGTACCGACAACGACATCCCATCGCCTCCGCCCCAGGGGCTGAAGCGATACACGGGACTGCGCGAGATGGCACGTGGTGCCACGGCGGTTTTGCAGGCCGGGGTCGATTCGGTCATTGGCCGAACGGTGGCGATCAAGAAGCTGTTGCCAGAGATTCGAACGGATCGCTACGAACGTCGGCGTTTGCTGCGGGAGGCTCGCGTCACGGCTCAGTTGCAGCACCCCAACACGGTGCCGGTCTACGAGATTGGGGACGATGATATTGAAGGCGTGTACTTCACGATGAAGCGGATCTCCGGTGAGAACCTGTTTGAATCGTTGAAGCGGATCGCTCGCAAGGATGAACTCGCCGTCGCCGCGTTCCCGCTGCAACGCCGTTTGGAAATTGTCGCCGATGCTTGTCAGGCGCTGGCTTACGCACACGCTCGTGGGGTGATTCACCGCGACGTCAAACCCGAAAACATTTGGGTTGGCAACTTTGGCGAAGTCATCTTGCTCGATTGGGGTGTGGCCAAGGTTTGGGGGCACGCCGATGATGCGCAGACGTTGCATCGTCAACAGATGCAGCCCGATCATGAGACCAAAACTGAAACACAACTTCAGACCTTGACCGGTGGCGGGCAACGTCCAGGCACGCCGCTGTACATGTCGCCCGAACAAGTCAACGGGAACCGTGGGATCGATGAACGAACGGATATCTTCAGTGCTGGTGTGGTGCTGTACGAATCGCTGGCGATTCGGGAGCCGTTCCGGGGGCGAACGATTGACGAAACGTTTGACAACATCAAGCACGCGGATGTCCCACCGCCCAGCGAAAAGTCGCCCCAGTATGGGATTCCCAAAGAAGTCGACGCGGTGGTCATGAAGGCCATCGCGAAACGTCCCGCTGATCGCTACCAATCGATGCGTGAGTTGATCGCGGATATTCGTGCATTGACCGTCGCGGTGCCGTGA